The DNA sequence TATTGAAAGTTTTACAGagattcttttcattttcttgtgtatatatttgggtttttttttttttttaattatgtttaaatttccaaaaatatttttatgtttttataactttttaaatcgAATGGTTGAAGTGGAATTAAAACACCACGTGTCAACTGTTGATTGATGCAAAAGTGAACTTTTGCTATGCGGTAATGGCTCACAACAACATGTTACATCTTATACATGATTTGATCCAATTAAGTTGGAAATTAGGATCGTCAAAATCCTTCTTAgaataaaaagtgaaaaggtCATGTATGGATAGGGAGAAGTTGTGCAGTCAAGAAAGAGTGAAGGAGGGAAAGAGCTTCACTAGGCTTGTTGAGAGGTACCAAATGACCTGCCCCTCTCACTAGaggtgtaaactcaaatcggaaaaccggttcggaccggaccgattttaccGATTTTGAACTGGTCCGATCTAGaactggtttttaaaatgtaaaaacctgCCGGTTCTGGAATTTTTTGGCCCAGAGCGAACCGGActagttgattaaaaaaaataaaaaataatatttttatatataagttttatatataatgtataattataaatttttatttttattttatatataatatatatattcatatatgaaataatttcttattataatttataaattattacataaaatgttaatactaaatcactaaaagtttataactaatattaatatataacttataactataccaatagtctaatattaatactattatatagtctaatatattaataaaagtataaaatagttttttttaaattaattttttttttataaacaaatttttaatgacaaattgtgaaacttatattttaaaaaaactgaaaaaccggaccggaccggaccggaaaccggtaaaaccgaaagtaccgatttaggagggtaaccggtgcgtaatcggttttgaaaaatataaaatcggtacataccggttcagtcctagattttatccaaaaccgaactgaaccggaccggacccgtTACACCCCTACCTCTCACTATCACAAATGTTATGCCTTCATACTCCACTATCCTCCCTCCAACCTGCAtttgaaaaatactaaatgtatttaaaaaaaatttataaaaaattcacttttccACGTGTCAGTACTCACTTCTCTTATCTCTACGATATATACAAATGAGATACCAAATCATTGCCCAAGGACTGGGGATTGGGTTCACAAAATTTGGAGACCTTAGTTTGAGGTTTGGGCCTTGAATATGGAATAGGATAAAtcgagaaaagaaaagggcccttaataaatatttttaaaattgagaaTAGTCCATTGTTGTAAAAAATagctggaaaaataaaatatataaaagaaagattttatacactatattattattttactttcatcttattaagtataatgtgatatatttattattattaaataattatttattattatttattattatttaataatattgaatgTGTTACATTTTAGATAACGGAATGAAAGTgaattactcataaataaataataataataataataataaaaaggataGTGAATGATGGTTGTGATACCAAGAATGCCAAGGAGATTTGAGGGGAAGTGAAAGAGCCTCAATCCAGTATGGTGACCCAATGACTGGCACTCTGCCATCTGTGTCCCCACTGTTACCACCACTCAAACCCAGCCAATTAATATttctaaatcaaatttaaaCTTAGTAAATAGCAAACATAGTCAGAATTCAATTAAAAAAGCTGTCAaaagcaagcatgcatgcattcatgtttGGCCGGCCTAGACAAAATAGTTTTTGTTCAGAACAAGAAAAAAGTCAGAGTCATCTTCGTTTTATTCACGCCAAAAAAGCCTCCTGCCCCCCCGCTTGCAGCAGCTCACGAAGACTAGTTTCCCTGTAAACGGATAACgcttttaaattgataaattttgttgagattttttagaaaatagtgaatttcattaaaagaatagtaagttttatttttattttttttataataaagtttactttttttacaaaaatactgtCACGAacttatataatctatttgctttcttataataaagttatactttttttataataaagtttactttttatttttattttttacaaaagtttaCTTTAGAGGAGCGATTTTGCTTTCCCAAGTTTAAGTTGAAAACTAGAACATGAATCAAAGACTGGGGTTTCTATTTGTGACAGGTGCGAGCTGAGAGACTTACCACTGCGAGAGTGGTGACGGCATCTACCAGTCCGTGGACAACTCCGACTTCAAACCGCGCGAACCCCTCTGCTCATACCCACGACGTGCTCTCAGCCAATGAGGCCAAAAACTCCATGTGCTGTCTTCGGTGGAGCGCAGGGTCCAACTAGCCACCAGACAAATCCATGAGGTCGGCGATGTTGGAAGCTCCACCAAGTCCTCTGGGGATAAACGTGGTAGATGCAAGCCGTGGGAGTCGTTACCAACTCGTGTACGCCGACCCTCTCCTATCTGTGAGATTATCTCCCTAATTGACCGAACACAGAAATGGTCGCTCACGGGAGGATTTCATGAAATGGGAGGGAATAAGAGAGGCAGAGGGAAATTTTGGAAGATTTGGTCTGAGgtgatgaaaagaaattttccCGTTGAAATTGGACGAAAGGGAGAGTCAGCGCGCCAGTCCGAAAATTCCAACCGTGCTGTTCATCGAAATGGGTTTCCAGATGTTAAGCCGTGTAAAATgagggtttttttcttttgcggCAAACTATGTTAgtgggaaaaatatttttttacaataattttaagtgatTCGTCTGCATGTCGCTGCAACAGAGCAATGCTTTTCCCACGAACCCAGTTTGTGACATAAATCAAGTATTTCTCACCATGGTTTGTCATGGAAAAGATTTTTGTGGGAAAAACGTTATATTGTTGTAGTGTGTGTAGGATGACTGCAAAAACAACTCCATCATGTGCATGGCATGTACATTCATGCATGCTCATCTTGATCATTTGTACAAGCATGCACGAGTACATGACAAATTCGAACATTAAAATATCAGCGCTTGTATGGAACATAGTGTTTAAGTGTGGGGCTCACGTACTATAAAACCTTTAAGATTTATCATTGGGTATTTAGTTCTATCCCTGTTCCGGTCATGCACAAGCTCCGCGAGTTGCGGAACGTAATGGCCTGCAAAATAAGGATTATTGTTTAAATCCTACAatgagatcagagagagagagaggttaagTTGAGCAGCTACTTGCCTGCATAACTCTCTCCTGCGATGAAGAAGTCATGGGTTTGGAACTGTGGAAATCTTTGCAGCCAATTCACCAAGAAGTTGTAGGTATCCTCAGCTAATTAGTAAGATTAGGGGTTAGAAGTAATTAACTAGTATATAATAAGGCAACTCGataatacatgtaacatggcaGAAAATGGTGAATTACCCACAAAGCCATCATCCAGTACTTTGGTGAGATCAGAAGATGTGTTGGTGTAAGAGAACCCTACTCCAACCGGCGACTCCACAAATTAATAATAGGTTGGCTTCTGCAGGGTAGAATTTCCAAGCTTAAAATAAACTACGATGGCCCTTTTGATTTTTAGATAACCAAAATAGGATTGCAATATTATGTTAAGGACCTATATTCCAAGCATATTTATTGAAGTGAAGGCCAACTCCATTTTTGTCAACTCTAAGAGGTCCATGCAACTCCACAGCTGCACCATACCCAACTGAGGAACATCCAGGTCCTTCAAAGACACAACTGGGCAAAGaaagatcaaaatataaatgatttacatacaaacaaagagaaatgcatacatctatatacatatataactgAAGCAAGATTTTACAGTAAACAACAGATAAATAAGTCTGATTTTAGTAAAATAAGTCGATGCTTGCAAATTAACCTCCATTAAGCCAGAGAAGTAGAGGCATCTTGGACGACTGAGATTGAGCTTCAAAGAACCAGTAGAAGAGGGCCCTCCCAGTTCCTGGATCGATATTGATGTGACCTGAGAACTGGGAGATTGGTGGGCTAGGAGGCTGGCCTGGTAGTTTTATTACTCTGTCAGATTCCTGGGATTGTGGATACTGATCTTCTGATGCTTTAACGCAAGTTATTATGGAATGATGAAGAAAGAGGGAcatggagaagagagagaccAGAAAGAGACATTTATTTAAAACCAGTGGATTGGCCATCTTTGTTGACAAGCTTTGCATGTACTCCACTGGTAGATagacgtgtgtatatatatatcttgcaaATATATAGATCAGGAaatgatttcatatatatatatatatatatatatatacatacacacacacttcAAGACTTTGAATATAAGAAAATGGGTGGGGAGgatctgatctgatctgatATGATGTTATCTAAAGGAGTATTATTCCTTGGATTATCGTTGACAGAAATGGAAAAAGCCATTTAATGTGTATATTTGAGGTTACACATTAGTGTGCACCTAGCTTTCTCCTGACTGATCAAGTTGACAATATTAAGATGCATGGCTAGCTGAGCTGGTTGATGGTTTGTCGTGCTTTTCGGCTCTCAATCAATCGGGCCAAACTACTGTTCCCCGGCCTTCTCTTTTCAGGAATGAATTAACATATACTCAGGTTTGggttggatatatatatttgtctccAGGTTAATTCCAATCAGTGTCTGTACGCGTCGTACTAGTTGCCAAACTGATAGTAATTTTCATGCTCCTAAACGATTAACTTCTTACGCTTTGCCAAAGCAATTAActttgttaaatatttaaatcgTGTTGCgtttattactctttatatttggGTTTGTACAATTTCTTGTCTAATTGGCAGTCTTGTCACGTGTGTTCGGAACTACATGacaattaattaacaaaaacgtgacaagtgtaaaaataaataaaaaagttgagtAATGTGGTATATTAAGATATGCATTGTGCAAGTCTCGCCAcgcacttttttttaaaaatatatataatttattatttaaaaataatttttttatatgaattttaattttttttaaatagcgAAATTTACAAAccctaaaactatatatatcatattcaaattcaaacttgacTTAATGCATGCCAATTACTGAGCCGCACTACTCTTTAAGTAGTGTTTGCTTGCAGACCTGGcctaatattattcatattcataaGTTGACTCACCAATAACCTTCATTGGTGGTTTGATTTCGGAATGGTTGGTACAGTGTTTCTCCCATTATTTCAAGGGATTGGTACTGCTGACTGCTGAGGGAGGTACATCTACTCCTCATGTCACGGCACCATCTCCCTAGCCTCCATCCCTCCCGGttgctattttttttcccttttattattattattattattattatttatttttaagggtTTTAGCTaatgtgagtttattttttgcaaatctAGGGTTCCGACACCCTCACGGCTGGCAAACAGAAGTGAAGACGTGAAGCATGTTTCTTTACTTAGTTCTTGGTTTGTTAAGTGTTATTGTTCTGCTGAGTCAAAGGGTTGAGCTGGGCCAAGTTGTAATTAGGCTCATGTGAGTTTTTTAGTTAGAAACTCATATAGTGCACCGTGGGCTATACTTTAGCTAGTTATTGACCAGGCCCATTATCACATTAGGGGCATTGTAGTCAATTTTGTTACTGTCTTTCTGTTATGCTTTTTGTTATGCAATGGGAGAATGCTCCGGAAGGAATACACGCATGAAAATACTAGGCATTTTGCCCAAATCGGAGGTCCTTGTTTCCCAGAAAAACCAGTTTCTTAAGAACCTAGTTATAGAATTGCAGCAGAATTGTGAAACAAGAGAAATAAGAAAGAATATGATGCAAgatgatagaaagaaagaatagaacTCTGGTTTTCGAGGAACTAGTACCTCCAAGAATGCATAAATTGCATAAAACTCTTCAATGAATCTTTCATTACTTCTATATGCTTTTTATACACGTAAAGCTAAACTAATTCTGTTAAATCTGGTATTTCTGTTACAATAAGGGCATCACAGTAATTTTTCACTTAATGACCACGTGCTCCTCACATGTACAATTAAAGCCTCTTACGCTACTTCAACTTCCAACTCCTTTCTTCATTCTGCTTCAACACCCTTTACATACCCTTCTCCTTCAaaaaaccttgcccacaaggtcagGGTATAGACATCTCAATTGCTCCACAAGGACCCATGATGAATCCTCCTCTGGTGCACCCTTCCATTTAACAAGCAATTCAATATGAGGTTTGTTATTCAATGCACGCATCCTCCTTTGCAAAATTAACTCAGGCTTAGTTCTGAATCCTCCATGGGAATCTAACATGGGCAATGCAGATGATAACACAACTGTTGATCCCACATGTTTCTTCAAGGAAGATACATGAAATACTGGGTGGACTGAAG is a window from the Juglans regia cultivar Chandler chromosome 7, Walnut 2.0, whole genome shotgun sequence genome containing:
- the LOC108999136 gene encoding LOW QUALITY PROTEIN: serine carboxypeptidase-like 33 (The sequence of the model RefSeq protein was modified relative to this genomic sequence to represent the inferred CDS: deleted 1 base in 1 codon) → MANPLVLNKCLFLVSLFSMSLFLHHSIITCVKASEDQYPQSQESDRVIKLPGQPPSPPISQFSGHINIDPGTGRALFYWFFEAQSQSSKMPLLLWLNGGPGCSSVGYGAAVELHGPLRVDKNGVGLHFNKYAWNIEANLLLFVESPVGVGFSYTNTSSDLTKVLDDGFVAEDTYNFLVNWLQRFPQFQTHDFFIAGESYAGHYVPQLAELVHDRNRDRTKYPMINLKGFIIGEGRRTRVGNDSHGLHLPRLSPEDLVELPTSPTSWICLVASWTLRSTEDSTWSFWPHWLRARRGNINWLGLSGGNSGDTDGRVPVIGSPYWIEALSLPLKSPWHSWYHNHQVGGRIVEYEGITFVIVRGAGHLVPLNKPSEALSLLHSFLTAQLLPIHT